The genomic stretch ATAGCCTTCTAGTAGAATTATTCAACAGACTGACACAGATAGGGTGATTCAAAACAATAGAATAGGTTcagtctatatatatacatatgtatGCTCAAGTCATGTACATCCATCTCTATAACTTACTCGCTCTCCCAGCCTCATTGGCCTTCTTCCACATACGAATCCGCCGTTCATGTCCAGCATTAAAGTCGTCCACCCACTGCTGCTTGAACGGCGGAAGTCTCCGTCCTGGTTCTCCCTCGGCAGGCTCGCCTGCAAGCTGTCGAAGCTGTTCAAAATACGCCTCAAAGTCGGGGTTTATCATCATAAATCCTGGACCGTCGCCCTTCTTTGCGATGCGATCCTGTTCCCACTTCCGCTGTTCTTCCAGAGATGGCAGCTGTGCCTTTCCGGCCAGAACGCGCGCGGCGGCTACAGCTTGCCATTCGAAGACTTTGAAAGTTAACCCGGCGCCAACCTATTCCAGTCAGTTATTGGTTTTGTTTAATAGACACGAGGAAGACATACTGCTCCTAAGAACACCAGGGAAGGATCCCGCTGGTGGAACACGTGTAGATAGAGATCCGGTACACGGTTGTTTCGGATTGGGATATTAGGTAAGAATGGCAGCGTCCAGGTGAAGCCGGTGCCAAAGATGATGTGGTCCACGTCTGACACGGATGTCCCGTTCTCAAAGTGCACTGTTCTCGCCCCATTGTCGGTAGTTATATGTGAGATGGGCGGGCGGCGCTCAATCTGGGGGTGCTTGAACGCTTCGTCTCCAAAGTAGGTGTTGTACTTTCCGCGCACAACAGCATAAACGGGACCCTTTGCATGGTTTACCAGACTCACTGCGGTGTCTGCAGCGGAGACAGAAGCTCCGACAGTAATTACCCGCTGTTTACGTGTTAGTCATTTGTTTGGTCGAAGAGAAGTAGTTATCTGCATATAACTCTAGGTGATAGCATCTTACCTTGCCCTTGTACTTTTCAGGACCACGGTACTGCTTGGTGTGTTCAACACTGCCTGGGTACTTCTCTGCAAATTCTTTTAGTCCTTTGATGACAGGAACATACGGCACGGCATAATGCCCGGAGGCAACCACCAGAGCGTCGAAGGTTTCGGTCCACCAGTAGTCAAGGCCATTCGGCTCACCAGCACGTCGCAAGGTTAGTGTCCATTTACCGGTTTGGGGGTCTTTCTCGGCCCGCTCAACTGTCGTATTGTACTCAACGAAGTCTTGATATCCATTTCGGTTCAAGAGATCCTCGATGTACTGCCTTATCACCGTATGGTGACGGAAAGGCGTGTCCGGTCCGTGGATGTTCACAGACCACTCGGAAAGGATGTCTGGAATCTGTTCCTGCGAGTATTCCATGACTGACGCTGCTACATTGGCGTGCAAAGTGGGGTAGACATGCGAGTCAAAGTAACGGTGCTGAGACAATGTGGGAACATGTCGGGGTAGATTGTCGGGGATTGGAACCGGTCCATCTGCAGTCCTCGCAGAAAGATTGTCAATGTCCAGAGGGACCGGTTCCTCATTCTCTCTTGACACCCTATTGGCCGTTAATCACATCGGCACTACCATCAATGTTCCAATCTT from Aspergillus oryzae RIB40 DNA, chromosome 1 encodes the following:
- a CDS encoding uncharacterized protein (flavin-containing monooxygenase), with the translated sequence MPPNKSVAVIGTGPAGAIAVDALVQEKSFDVVRVFERQEKAGGCWVSRENEEPVPLDIDNLSARTADGPVPIPDNLPRHVPTLSQHRYFDSHVYPTLHANVAASVMEYSQEQIPDILSEWSVNIHGPDTPFRHHTVIRQYIEDLLNRNGYQDFVEYNTTVERAEKDPQTGKWTLTLRRAGEPNGLDYWWTETFDALVVASGHYAVPYVPVIKGLKEFAEKYPGSVEHTKQYRGPEKYKGKRVITVGASVSAADTAVSLVNHAKGPVYAVVRGKYNTYFGDEAFKHPQIERRPPISHITTDNGARTVHFENGTSVSDVDHIIFGTGFTWTLPFLPNIPIRNNRVPDLYLHVFHQRDPSLVFLGAVGAGLTFKVFEWQAVAAARVLAGKAQLPSLEEQRKWEQDRIAKKGDGPGFMMINPDFEAYFEQLRQLAGEPAEGEPGRRLPPFKQQWVDDFNAGHERRIRMWKKANEAGRASKL